The region ACGATGGTAAAGTGGATCATATAAGCATAATTACCTACTAtgaatcttcaaataaaatctcatTATCTGAGTTTTCTCAACTAAAAATTTGATGATTGAACAATGTATTTTTAAGGATCAAGAGAAAAGAtgaggccgggtgtagtggctcacgtctgtaatcccagcactttgggaggccgagatgggtggatcacttgaggtcaagagttccagattggcctggccaacatggtgaaaccccgtctgcactaaaaatttgaaaattagccggcgtggttgcacaggcctgtaatcccagctactcgggaggctgaggcatgagaattgcttgaatccaggaggcggaggttgcagtgagccaagatcgtcccaccgcactccagcctgggcaacagagtgagactctgtctcaacaacaacaaacaaacaaacaaacaaaaaaaaaaagaaaagaaaagaaaataaatatggtatTCTACTCAGTCATTTAAGAAGAAGGAATTTCTCACATAATATTTTGTCATGGACAAGTAGAAAAGGATGTGTTCTGCTATTCTTTTATCTCTTATATTTGTGCTCCAAAATAGACTGGATATGGTTTTATAAGTAGACAAATGCTGAAAGCAGGGGTGTATAGAGAAGTGATTGGAAGGAAATAGGtataggaatgaaaaaaaaaattggcttgaTCATTCTAAATAATGGTTataaatctaaaaatgaaaatattttgcaaaatgtAGATCAGAGGATAGCCATCCTTCAACAAATTATGAGCCGTTAAAGGTTTCAAAACTTCAAGCTTTCAGGTATTATATTATGGCAATGTAGATgccaaaaaaagaacaagatacaACCATAAGCTATAACTTTATTATTAGATATCTGActtatgaaatttataaaatggaTGTGTTCCATAAGACGCATGTGTTCCATGTTTATCCATGATGGTTGATGGGCAGTTGTATTCACAGGACATAGCCCATTTCGGCTATAtcttaaaaacaaggaaaatgtgGAATGACTATCTGGATTTGCTGTActtaaatacttagaaaaaatctaataaagttGTTTTCCACTATTTCCTGATTCTTCTCAACATTTTttgtaaaatgtgtgtgtgtgtaaagtttCCATTAGATGCAAATAACAAATGATGGTGACTGCTTTTCCTTGTGTACTGAGAATAAAGAACTAGCTCCCTGTAGGAATTTTTCCTCTGAGTTGTGTTTTGTGTTAGGCTCTTGATTTACATGGAGGAGGGATGCTTTGAGAAagagtcttaaaaaaaattagctgctgcATTTACTGTTAACAGTGTTTTAAAGAACTTGATctaatttacatttgttttttatattaagACTAGGTCATATATTTTGCTTGCTCTTCTTTGTATtatgatttataatttattatttttgcatttatttgatgatATGCTTTGATAATGGTATGTTTTCTGGATTTTAGCATAATTCTAGATTTAAAAGAAATCAAACGGTAGAGTAAGGAGCTCCAGAAAATCCAGTCTTccataaaagcaacaacaacactGTCagaagatcacagctcactgtagtctcgatctcctaggcctaagcaatcctcccacctccacctcccaagtagctaggaccacaagcatgcaccacctcgcctggctaacttttgtagagatggggtctccccatgttgcccaggctggtctcagacttctgggctcaagcaatcctcctgcctcagcctctgaaagtgttgggattacaggatatGAGCAACTGTGTCTGACCCAGAATCAACTTTTTTGGAACTCTGGTAACTAACCAAAAGCTTGTAGCAATCAGGGGAACATTTAATCAAGAAAATACACTGAATCTCAGTAAGAACAGTGAACTTTGTGGCATTTGGCTACCCTTGTCCCATCTGCTTCTCAGCTCAGTGATAGCCTTGAAGATAACAGTCTCCATTCCTGGTACTGATACAGGGAGCAGGATTGACCTAATTCAGAAAGAATTGTAATTAACTTGTTTTCATCTGTCTGGTGGCTTGCTagaagactgtttaaaaaaaaagaggtctgCCTTTATGTCACCTAACTTGGAACTCTTCATGGAAAAGGATCTACCTTGGGGGTGTTTGTTAAAAGTATTTACAGACATATGTTTTAGCTACTGTTGCCCAAGGCAAAGGAAAACAGTTGGAGTAAACCAAAACTAACCAGAAAGGTTGGGAATGAGATGCTTTGGGGAATGAGGGCTTTGAAATTCTCTGACATATTCTTGGTAATCTAGAAGGGTACGTGCATTCTCAGAGCTTTGTGCATGCTCAGGAAAGACCCGAGAAGACCCAGAGCTTTCTCTTCTGGCTCACTTTAAGTCTGCACAAGCAGGAAGTGAAGACTAAGGTGGAGTTATAAACTGCCTGGCTGAATACTGAAGGCATGTCCCAACACGCAGAGCCCATCTGCAAAGACTGGCAGAATTTTTTGGTTGCAGAGGTTTAAGGAAATTTCTTTCTAATCACTAGCAGACTACTAACTAATGGAACAGAGACTTCACTggccacacataacaaagaaacaGACTTTACAAAATTAGTTCAGATAAGTCATTAAATGAGGAAACAACtacaacaaacagcaacaacaaaccccTAGAAGGCGGAAACATCTGATTTATAGCATTGTCACAttgtaatattcaaaatgtccagttttctacaaaaaattgtgaaacatacaaagaaacaaagtaaGGCTCTTATACAGAAGAAACGAACAGAAACTTCCCCCAGGGAAGCACAGACAAAGACTTTAAGTAAGCTGTCTTTATTATGCTCAAATTGCTAAAGGAAACCAGAAGAATGATACATcatcaaatagagaatatcaatatagaaattataaaaaggaacTAAACAGAGTTTATAGCTGAAAAGTACAGTAACTGAATGGTTCACTAAAGGGCTTAGATAGATAGCAGAATTGAgtagacagaagaaagaatcagtgaagtCGAAGATAAATTAATTGGAATATCCAGTTTGAAGAGCAGACCCTTAGAGACCTGTGAGACACCCTCAAGTGCACCAACATGCACAGCAGACACAGTGTAATGAGAGTAACATATGGAAAGGCGAGAGGGCTGGAAAGAAtatttgctatggtctgaatgtttgtgtctttttATATGATGAggtcttttaaatttatatgatgaaatcctaacccccaaggtatTGGATGGTGACTAGGTCATGggagtagagccctcatgaatgggattaccACTCTTAGAGTAATAAGAAGATCACTTGCCCTACTACCAcatgagaacacagtgagaaggcactgtCTGAACCAGAAAATGGTCCTTCACCAGATACCAAATCTGCCGGttccttgatcttagacttcccaacctccagaactgtgagaaataaatttccgatgtttataagctacccagtttatggcgttttgttatagcagcctgaacagactaaaacaatatttaaataaataatgctcaGAAACTTCTCAAATTTGAGGAAAAACATTAACCACATTTAAGAAGCTCAAGAaactccaagtaggataaacTACACCAAGACACAtgataatcaaactgtcaaaaggtAAAGAGAATGTTGAAAGCATCAAGAGAAGTAACTCATCACATACAAGGATGCTTGATAAGATTAATAGCTGATTTCTCATCAGAGACCCCATAGTCTTCTAGACGGTAGTGGATTGGCATATTCAGagttctgaaaggaaaaaaaaaaaaaaagccgtcaACCAGGAATTATATGCTCAGCAAAACTGTCTTTAGAGATGAAGGAGAAATACTTTCctagataaacaaaaactaagtCATTGCTGGCAGACCTGCTCCATAAGGAATGCTAAAGGGAGTCTTctctattaattatttatttttcccacacTCTGTTACTGTCTGTGTCTAGTTGCAGTAGTTTCAATACATTTCAGAAATGTAACAGCTGTTTTTCTGGTGGGAAACTTTTagttcttttattctttgttaatATGCTAAAAACGAAGTAGCCTTTTGCATTTATCTGAAAAGAGGGACAAACTTGGACATAAGAAAACTTTTTCATGTATATAAATTAGAGGTTCTTTACAAATTTACAAAGGAAATTGTGTGACTACAAGTTTAATTTGAAATGTGTATCATATGTTAATTTCTTGCAGGAGAAGGAAGCCAACATCCTTTTGGAGCCATGAATATTGTCCGAACTCCATCTGTTGCTCAGATTGGAATTTCAGTGGAATTATTAGACAGTATGGCTCAGCAGACTCCTGTAGGTAATGCTGCCGTATCCTCAGTTGACTCATTCACTCAGGTAATGCAACATACATTTCATTCTTTACCTCCCCCTCCActgctttattaaggtataatatACAAGTTAAAATTGTAACTTAgggtatacaatgtgatgtttttgatacatgtttacattttgttttgttttattttgtttttgagagatggagtcttgctttgttgcccaggctggagtgcagtggcgcaatctcggctgactgcaatttccgcctcccgggttcaagcgattctcttgcctcagtctcctgagtagctgggactacaggcacatgtcaccacacccggctaagttttgtattttttttttagtagagacagggtattgccatgttggccaggctggtctcgaactccagacctcaggtgatctgcctgcctcggcctcccaaagtgctgggattacaggtgtgagccaccacacccagcctatattttGACATAAAATCAAGCTACTTAACATATCTGTCACCTCACACAGtcatcatttttttgtagagaacagTTAAGATCTGATCTCTTAGCAAATTACAAGTATATATTATTAGTAACTGTATTCTCCATGCTGTACAATATTTCGGAATTTATTCATTCCATTGAACTGAAACTTTGTGCCCTTTGACCAACATGTCCTcattttcccttcccctccactcttcaacccctggcaaccatcattctactgtcTGCTTCTGTAAGTTCAACTttgagattccacatataagtgagatcaatcatgctatttgtctttctgttcctgactTCTTAGCCTATTATCAAGAGGAAAAATTGATGATGTAGGAGAGCAAGGAGAACTGCTAAAGCAGTGTCCTTGAGTAGAAAATAGCAGCATATATAGAGGTGTTCACTTTAGACAGGATAATGGATATATGGGTACAGATTCAGGAGGCTGGTAGATGTGGTGATGAGAACTTGTGCAGGCTGTCTCCTGATTTCTTCTTGCTTAGTGAAATAGAAAGGACGATCATCAGCTAAGATCGAGGTagtagaaattgaaataaaaaaagactattaAATAAGTCTTCTAGCAGAGGAGGAGTGAATGGATTAGGGAAACCATATGTGTTTGCCTGGCAGTACCAGAGGTGCACTTTTGAAGGTTGTGGTCATGAATGTAAAGGTAGATTTGTCACATCTTTGAAAATGGACTGAATTGAGAATGACAGACTCTGGgtctcaaaaatgttttttttccccataattttacaaataagctGCTGTGctgaaaacaaactataaaataatCATAGTATCCTGTgtagacaatattttaaaagtgtctggaaaatacacattaaaatgttATCCCTGGAGAAGGGTAAGAAGACTTTTTTACTGTAcatgtttataaattatttgagtttttaaaataaaactatagttttaattaaatgtattatgaaatattttaaatacagagaaaatagaGTAACTTATATTTTTCACAAATAGTTATTATGTAACTACTCTGTACCAggcatgtctttttttctttttcttttctttttgagacggagtctcactctgtcgcccaggctggagtgcggtggcgcgatctcggctcactgcaagctccgcctcctgggttcacgccattctcctgcctcagcctcccaagtagctgggactacacgtgcccgccaccaggcccagctaattttttttgtattttttagtagagacggggtttcgccgtgttagccacgatggtctcgatctcctgacctcgttatccgcccgccttggcctcccaaagtgctgggatttcaggcgtgagccaccgcgcccagcctgtaccAGGCATTTCTAAGCACGCATAGATACAAATAGGTCCACAAAATAGAATAACACCTGTCTTTACAGAGCTCTCTTTATGGTGGGGTATACATTAAGACTTCCATTATCTTCCCCCTGGATTTAACTGTTATATTTTGTCTTATTtgccactaatttttaaaaaagaaattaaggcatTATAGATATAGCCCACTGCTGCCTGCTTCTCTTCCTGCCTTTTACCTTCTAACTTTTTATATCTTTCCTATTCATATTTTAGTACTTAAAAAAATTCCTGTGTATCCACAAAATATGTATAGTACTATGtgtatctgtttaaacatgtttCTAATTTAATTACTTAGTTACTCCAAATTTTTATGAGTATTACATGTATTTGGCTTAAATAgtcaaatagttttttttaattatactttaagttctagggtacatgtgcaaaacgtgcaggtttgttacatatgtatacatgtgccatgttggtttgctgcacctattaactcgtcatttacattaggtatttctcctaatgctatccttccccctgCCCCCTACCCCACGACAGCCCCGCCcgccgtgtgtgatgttccctgccctgtgtccaggtgttctcattgttcaattcccacctatgagtgaggacatggagtttggttttctgtccttgtgatagtttgctcagaatgatggtttccagcttcatccatgtccctgcaaaggacttgaactcatccttttttatggctgcatagtattccatggtgtatatgtgccacattttcttaatccagtctatcattggtggacatttgggttgattccaagtttttgctattgtgaatagtgccgcagtaaacatatgtgtgcatgtgtctttatagcagcatgatctgTAATcctgggatcactgggtcaaatggtatttcttagttctagatccttgaggaatcgccacactgtcttccataatggttgaactagtttatacgccaaccaacagtgtaaaagcattcttatttttccacatcctctccagcatctgttgtttcctgactttttaatcatcgccattctaactgttgtgaaatggtatctcatcgtggttttgatttgcatttctctgatgaccagtgatgatgagcattttttcatgtatctgttggctgcataaatgtcttcttttgagaagtgtctgttcatatcctttgccctctttttgatggggttgtttgtttttttcttgcaaatttgtttaagttctttgtagattctggatattagtcaagtagtttttttgagatggagtctcactctgttgcccaggctggagtgcaatggtgtgatctcggctcctgcaacctctgcctcccgggttcaagcaattctcctgtctcagcctcccaagtagctgggattacaggcgcgtgccaccaggcctggctaatttttgtatttttagtaaagatggggtttcaccatgttggtcaggctggtctcgaactcctgacctcgtgatccacccaccttggcctcccaaagtgttgggattacaggcgtgagccatcacgcccagcttcTAATAGTGTAATATGTGAAACAGCTGTCCTCTGTTATGACTCTTACATTCTACTTCTATTCTGCTCCTTAGAAGCTATGATCTTCAACTCCCCTCccctttttaatctatttttcctAGTGTCTGTTATTTCCATATATCAGAAAAAACCTTGCTTAAAATCTGTTAGTTTTTCTGTTAtagatgttttctatttatttgctaaTATAAGACATGATGAAACTCTCTCACTTCCCTGCTTCCCAACATGTACACACTTCTTTTCTCCCCACCTTATCagtatacatttttgttaaatcaGTATTAAAAGTTTACAGTATTATGAGAaggtaaatatttttcagaattgaGCTATGTGTGGTACAAcgattacatttcttttcttgtataatttttcatttttcctcatttttttcctttgcatagaTTTCTATGTTTCTACTTCTAATTTATGCTCAAACTCTACTAAGTGTAAATTCTCATTCAGTTTATTTAAACATATCAGTTTCAAATTGGTCTCGGAAACATTCCCCTTggaattctcctttttttttttttttttttttttgagacaaggtcttgctctgtcgcctacgctggagcgcagtggtgcaatcacagctcactgcagcctcaaactcctgggctcccactagtagctgggactacaggcaagcatcaCCAAACCcacctaactttttaattttttgtagagatggggcctcattatgttgcccagactgtcctttcttttttgttctacTGTTGACTGACTATTCTCTGGACCTATTGTATAGCCATAGACAAGGTATTATTTCACCATTACTACAgaaattctttttgtttctcttctgtGTTGAatcctttgtttttccttcttgttgatttgttcttttgtatgttttaaaaatgaatataaacagTATTATTCTGTATAACTTGCTGTTGTTCACtcaacattattttaaagatttatctATGTTGATACATGGAATATACTTTGTTTTGATTGCTTCATAGTGTGCCATTGTATAAATGAGCcagtttttttcatttcctttttcatatgtTCTCGCTAACATTTATCAGACCTTTAAAATTTTGCCAAACTGATGAGTGAAAATTAGAATATCATACTTAGTTTGTGTTTCTTGATTACtggtgatattgagcatctttgcaCACTTTTGGGCTGTGTTGTATTTCCTTTTATAGGAAttgactttatatattttgtccaaTTTTCTGTTGTATTGCTTTTGGCACTTTTTAAATTTAGTCTTTTGGGAAAAAAACCTAAGATGCCTTTATGTGTTCTGGATAATAATCCTTTGTAAATACATTGCATTTTTCTCCTTCTAGCATGGTGCTTGTCTTTTAACATTGCTTATAGTGacttttacatacatatatactatatttgtATATAGATAAATGCATTGTTTCTTTTATGATTTGTGGATTTGTGGGTTTTTTAATGTTTGAGAAATCCTTCTCTGTCCTGATATGTAAAGATATAAAGatgttctcttctctctctctccgtgtgtgtgtgtgtgtgtgtgtggtgtgtgtgtgtgtgtgtggtgtgtgtgtgtgtgtgtgtggtgtgtgtgtgtgtgtgtggtgtgtgtgtgtgtagactgggggtctcgctatgttgcccaggctggtctcaaactcctggcctgaagcagagCCTAAGACATTGTCTTTCAGTTCTTAAAGCCTTAAGGTTTACTTTTTGAATATGTTTGTGTGCAGTATGGTAAGGGAATTAAATTCATTTTTCCCCTTATGGAAAACTAGTCCTAGCCCCATGAATTGAGTAAttagtccctttttttttttttttaccatgagtAATAGCATCTTTGTCATATATgcttaggtttatttctgggctctctctttTATTCCAATTAGTTTATTTGCCTGTCTCTTTGCCAGTGGGGCAAGTTCCTCCTCAGAGTCATCAAAATATGTATAGGTATTCTTCATAATAATTGTGTAGGTATTCTTCATAATAATTATATCAGCTTGTTGAGTTTCATGAAATAGTATTAGCTTGTCAAGTTTCATGAAGAACCTTGTTGGAATTTTGTTGGTAATAGCATTGGATATATGGGtttaatttggggagaattggcCACCTTTACCACATTGTCTTTCCATAGATGTTATATCTTTCCattgaacatggtatatctttccATTGAAAATGGTATATATAggtccttttgttttcttttctgtctcttagtAGTCTTTATAATATTTTCCACAAAAATCTTACTAGTTTGTCTTAGCATTTTTTCTAGGTATTGGAGAAAATGCTTTGTTTATATTCTGAATGGAATCCTTTTGAAGATTTAAgttacacttaaaaattattgtcACTGGTGTGGAGGActgctgttgattttttttttttcctaatattgaTCTTTTAGTTGTGACTTTAGTCTgggtacagtggcacatgcctgtaactctagcactttgggaggctgaggtgagaggattgcttgagcctagaattttgagaccagcctgggtaacatagtgagaccctgtctttataaaaagataaaaaattacccaggcatggtgtgcatgcttatagtctcagctacttgggaggctgaggcaggaggagcacttgagcctgggaggtcaaggctgcagtgagccatgattgtgcgactgcattccagcctgggtgaaagagtgggaccctgtctcaaaaacaaacgaacaaactgTTAGTGACTTTACTGAACTTTTGATATTAATCAGGTGCCTTCGCAGTAGAGTCTCTTGGATTATACTGCCTTCATATTATTCAACAACCGAATAAAAAAACCTAATAAGACCAATTCTCTTGTGTAGAGAAGAGAAAGCATGGCTGATTTTGTATATTTGAGAAAGTGATGCTGGAAAGATTATTTTTGAGTGAGTAGAAGGTAGTATTATCTTCAGAAGTTCAGTTACTTTTAGGGTTAGTACTTAAGCCCATTTGATTCTCAGGAAATGTGAGTCCATTTACTTCTAGCTTCTACCAAGGAGACTTGGAGTATGTTAGTGAATTTGATAATTTTAGAgtcaaggaaaagaaacagattaGGAAACAGAGGAAATGGAATAGTGCTGCCTTTATCTTCTTTCCAGCAATGGAAATAACCAGTTGCTCCTTTATAATATGTAAACTCTTATCTTTCTGGCAGGTAAAAGACTTCTTAGAGATGGTTACtattttatatgagaaaatagGTTGATTTGAGGAGAGTGATAATTGAGGAGGGACATAGTGGATGCAGACGtggagatgaaagaaaatattttgaagaaaaatttttttcttttttttcccccaaagtgaGTAGCATATTTCACAGTGTCATTGTATGTATGATTACTcttaacattcttttttattcatttatttaattttatttttttgacacagggcctcactatgttgcacaggctggtcttgaatgcctggcctcaagtgattctcctgcctcagcctcccaaagttttgggattacaggcatgagccaccgcacccagccagctttCAGCATTAGACTGTCTTAGAACTGACACTCCTTATAAACAAGTTAATGTGAGaacacttttaatttaaaaatattgagttcTAAATGAAGTATTTAGTATAATCCATTAATCTATTATTAACTTTTCAGTTCACACAAAAGATGTTGGACAATTTCTACAATTTTGCTTCATCATTTGCTGTCTCTCAGGCCCAGATGACACCAAGCCCATCTGAAATGTTCATTCCGGCAAATGTGGTTCTGAAATGGTATGAGGCATTTTCTGTCTCCAATATTAAGGCTTTTTATAACTGAATATCTATTTTGTCTATGAATATATTCCTTTTTTGACATTTAAACATATTCTTTTATTGTGAACATCAGCACTGCATGCCATTAAAGTATGTACTATAGAGATCTGATGAGAAACAGTTCTTACcctaaatattttgttatatagtAGCCATTATGAATTTataaagacaggaaaatataGTTGCCTATGTTTTAGGGACCACTAttaaaacttataaatatttgtgtattttcatttagAAGTACCATCTATGAGAGTAGTTTATACTGCACCGTGTACATGAATGGCTAATGAATCTATTTTCCAACTTTCCCGTGTTTTATagatatttcttttcactttgaGTATCCTAGAGATGGGAGGATGCCTAGGAAGAGTTTGTTGAGAAGTGGTACCATGGTGTAGCATGGAGAGCATTGGAATGCACTAGGTTTGAATTTTGGCATAATGTAGCTATGTGACCCTGAGCAAATTTCTCTCATCTGCTCATCTGTGGAATGAGGAAATAGGagttgaatttgatttttttccttaggtCCCTTCTAGGTCTTAAATTTGCAGAAGATAAACCATTACTAAAATTTCTTATGATTTGTGCTCTCTGATAAAAGCTAATCAAAACTGCCCCGATATTTAAATTCCTATGCTTGCTGTCTTTTTATAAGAATAATTACATTTCCAGattatctttttagtttttttatagcTTTTTAGAAATGACATGTAAAATTGTTTTGGGTAAGTCATTTGGCAGTTAATGAAAGatcctattttaattttcttgtgaatgtaaatatatgtgttttcttttctagGTATGAAAACTTTCAAAGACGACTAGCACAGAATCCTCTCTTTTGGAAAAcataatttgaataaaataatttttaatgaattctGAAATTTGTCATGTTTTGAAGATAACTGACTCCATCTAAAAGTATGAGGTCAAAGGATCATGAAACCTAAGTTTAAAAACTGCTTAGGGACTGAAGCttaattaaaaatctttattaaaaattaaaaacattgaaaaatgaaaatatgttcatcATTAAAGACTTTTTTCCCCTTAAGCTTAAAATACTATTCAAAGGCAAGACATTTTGTTTTGGctatgattcatttttttttacttaaaaataaaacctattccAAACAGTAGTGTGCCAAGTACCATTGCATGTgtaatcattcatttattgaaatgaaacaATGGTTTGCTGGAGTAGTTAACTTTTCAATTACCTATCTCAAAATTTGGGAGACTTGAAAAACATAtgaagtatacatttttaaatatggagAAATTATTTTCAGAGATTATTTCTTAAGATTGTCAGTTTTTCCAATTAATACAGGTTGGCTGTCACTTTTTACATCTGCAGATTCATATAAGTTTAATAAAATTGCCATATTGGTGAGCTTTTATTTAATACTGGTAGGCATTTATGTGTAGAATATAGGATTCTTCTTGTTAATGGATGGTTAGTAGttcattttttgttgattttaacaatacccaaaactgggtaatttattgacttaaattttttttttttttttttaagacgaagttttgctttgttgtcccggctttagtgcagtggcgtgatcacagcttatTCCAGCcatgacctctcaggctcaagtgctcATCCTGCCCCAAGctttccatgtagctgggaccgcagatgtgcacccccacacccagctaatttttttgatgtttttgcagagacacagtcttactgtgttgcccagactaggcttgaactcctgggctcaagcaatcctccttctttagcctcccaaagtgctgggttggtaactgataaagaaaaggattttttttttttttttcctacaatgaTGGAGACTGAGAATTCCAAGGCCAAGGGGCTGCagctggtgagagccttcttgctggtggggagacTCTGAAGAGTCCTTAGGCAGTGCAGCATATCACACAGTGAGGGGGCTGAGCATGCTTTTGTGCCAGCTGAGGtcactcttcctcttcttataaagccaccagttcccCTCCTGTGATAACTTAACCTatgggcagagccctcatgatccgatcacctcttaaaggccgcACCTCTCAGTACTGCCACATTGGGATTAACATTTCAA is a window of Gorilla gorilla gorilla isolate KB3781 chromosome 9, NHGRI_mGorGor1-v2.1_pri, whole genome shotgun sequence DNA encoding:
- the HIKESHI gene encoding protein Hikeshi, giving the protein MFGCLVAGRLVQTAAQQVAEDKFVFDLPDYESINHVVVFMLGTIPFPEGMGGSVYFSYPDSNGMPVWQLLGFVTNGKPSAIFKISGLKSGEGSQHPFGAMNIVRTPSVAQIGISVELLDSMAQQTPVGNAAVSSVDSFTQFTQKMLDNFYNFASSFAVSQAQMTPSPSEMFIPANVVLKWYENFQRRLAQNPLFWKT